In one Dermacentor variabilis isolate Ectoservices chromosome 4, ASM5094787v1, whole genome shotgun sequence genomic region, the following are encoded:
- the LOC142578282 gene encoding uncharacterized protein LOC142578282, which produces MAHQFDGTTKELLEVVRNRYINPAGPEPLPDYGGGENSELDAPITLAEVRAEINRLRTKSAAGPDRVSNKMLRNLDDSSIANLATYMQECWEKGTIPQEWKLANLIFIPKPGKKLGFENLRPISLTSCVGKLMEHVVLTRLNRYMEENGLYPDTMIGFRPKLSACDVMLQLKDQIIDKQTRDTKVIVGLDVAKAFDNVRHASILENLNSLNVGKRVYDYIKDFLTNRKATLKIGEESIKSIDLGNVGTPQGSVLSPTLFNIAMLKLPERLGEIENLNHTIYADDLTLWINKGSDGQIESSLQNAIDIIEEYLKPKGLKCSAEKSEVLFLMPPGKRRLHQKREAGIHLYVNGAEIPAVDSIRVLGLRIQANRKNYETLARLEASSNQTCRLIRRIANRHAGMKEANLLRLAQAFVISRIVYVAPYLKLSSVERNKLEIIIRKSVKVALGLPPNTPTGKLMKLGVSNTLEELIEAAVTAQHQRLLGSKTGRKILEKLGYEPKHEHVRSGDIPRHIRDMIKIPPLPRNMNPAFHDGRRKDRAEALQARYTCRQDVLYTDAAEYESKAAHAAVAVREDGTPVACCTVSGVETVEAEEVAIALALSQRGVNVVISDSKNAVRNYESGRVTETAIRILNREGGPSQLVLLVWAPAHQGLRGNEGAHSVARGLTYRSTPGSSQTTETINRREDMRAYQEIIAYYRLNRQIYPGADRTLSKKDEVMWRKLQMGVFPNPVLYSKWHPGVFRSKCKFCDEAANLVHMVWTCPAKNDSSRTLESWEALLRSPDPNVQRDLIGQALAAAVSQGIPADG; this is translated from the coding sequence ATGGCACATCAGTTTGATGGCACTACGAAGGAACTCTTAGAAGTAGTTAGGAATAGGTACATCAATCCCGCCGGACCTGAACCCCTCCCGGACTACGGAGGGGGAGAGAATTCGGAATTAGACGCCCCCATCACCCTGGCTGAGGTCAGAGCGGAGATTAATCGGCTACGGACTAAGTCAGCGGCAGGGCCGGACAGAGTGAGCAACAAAATGCTCCGTAATTTAGACGACAGCTCAATCGCCAACCTCGCAACGTACATGCAGGAGTGCTGGGAGAAGGGGACGATACCGCAGGAGTGGAAACTCGCCAACCTCATTTTCATTCCCAAGCCGGGTAAAAAACTAGgcttcgagaacctcaggcctatATCGCTCACCTCCTGCGTGGGTAAGCTTATGGAGCACGTTGTTCTGACGCGGCTCAATAGGTACATGGAGGAAAATGGATTGTATCCGGACACCATGATCGGTTTTCGACCAAAGCTGTCGGCATGCGAcgtgatgctgcagctcaaagacCAAATTATAGATAAGCAAACGCGAGACACGAAAGTGATTGTGGGGTTAGATGTGGCAAAGGCATTCGACAACGTGAGGCACGCGTCCATCTTGGAGAATTTGAACTCACTCAATGTCGGGAAGAGAGTGTACgattacatcaaggactttcttaCCAACAGGAAGGCCACTCTCAAGATAGGGGAAGAATCTATAAAGAGCATTGACCTGGGTAACGTGGGGACGCCGCAGGGCTCGGTTTTATCACCTACCCTTTTCAACATTGCTATGTTGAAACTCCCTGAACGGTTGGGGGAAATTGAGAATCTAAACCACACCATATACGCGGATGACTTAACACTATGGATAAACAAGGGCAGTGATGGGCAAATTGAAAGCTCCCTGCAAAATGCAATTGACATTATCGAGGAGTACCTGAAACCCAAAGGACTTAAATGTTCGGCCGAAAAGTCGGAAGTGCTGTTCCTGATGCCCCCCGGAAAACGGCGGCTTCACCAAAAGCGTGAGGCGGGCATACACCTGTACGTCAACGGCGCCGAGATCCCTGCGGTCGACAGTATCCGCGTCCTCGGGCTGAGGATTCAGGCCAACCGGAAAAATTATGAAACGCTTGCTAGGTTAGAAGCCAGTTCAAATCAAACGTGTCGTCTTATCAGACGAATAGCGAACAGGCACGCTGGGATGAAGGAGGCGAATCTCCTGAGGCTAGCACAAGCCTTCGTAATCAGTAGGATAGTGTACGTGGCACCCTACCTCAAGCTCAGTTCTGTAGAACGGAACAAGCTCGAAATCATTATTAGGAAAAGTGTCAAGGTCGCGCTCGGACTCCCCCCGAACACGCCCACCGGCAAACTTATGAAGCTGGGTGTGTCGAACACTCTCGAGGAACTGATTGAGGCTGCCGTTACCGCGCAGCACCAAAGGCTACTTGGATCTAAAACAGGGAGGAAAATTCTAGAGAAATTAGGCTACGAGCCCAAACATGAGCACGTGCGCTCAGGCGACATACCCAGACATATCAGGGACATGATAAAAATACCTCCGCTACCCAGAAACATGAACCCTGCCTTTCACGACGGCAGGCGTAAAGACAGGGCAGAGGCATTACAAGCTAGATACACTTGTCGACAGGACGTCCTATATACGGACGCTGCGGAATATGAAAGCAAAGCGGCACACGCGGCCGTGGCGGTTAGAGAAGACGGAACACCGGTGGCGTGCTGCACAGTCAGTGGCGTCGAGACGGTTGAAGCTGAGGAAGTAGCCATAGCCTTGGCCCTCAGCCAAAGGGGGGTAAATGTggtcatcagcgactccaaaaacGCTGTGAGAAATTACGAATCGGGGAGGGTGACGGAAACTGCCATCCGTATATTAAACAGGGAAGGAGGACCCAGTCAGCTTGTTCTGCTCGTTTGGGCACCAGCTCACCAGGGACTTAGAGGGAACGAGGGGGCTCATTCGGTCGCCCGAGGTCTCACTTACCGGTCGACCCCCGGAAGCTCCCAAACCACCGAAACTATAAACAGAAGAGAGGATATGCGCGCATACCAGGAAATCATAGCATACTACAGACTAAATCGCCAAATTTACCCGGGAGCGGACAGAACGCTCAGCAAGAAAGATGAGGTTATGTGGAGGAAATTACAGATGGGGGTTTTTCCAAACCCCGTACTCTACAGCAAGTGGCATCCAGGAGTATTCAGGTCAAAGTGCAAATTCTGTGATGAGGCCGCAAATCTGGTTCACATGGTGTGGACATGTCCGGCTAAGAATGATAGCTCGCGCACTCTAGAATCCTGGGAGGCTTTGCTCCGCAGCCCAGACCCCAACGTCCAGCGGGACCTCATCGGTCAagcccttgctgctgctgtgtctcaAGGTATTCCGGCCGACGGCTAG